One Brienomyrus brachyistius isolate T26 unplaced genomic scaffold, BBRACH_0.4 scaffold49, whole genome shotgun sequence genomic region harbors:
- the LOC125723472 gene encoding RING finger protein 141-like translates to MGQQISGQTQTVINRLPEKVVKHALLVRDSGYLTYEEFLGRVAELNDVTAKLAVGQPKHLLFEVQPGSDASALWKVAVRIVCTKINKENGMVEASRIMNLYQFIQLYKDITGQAAEVLSVEGCSGGPSVPLASTDSCQASMWMGRVKQLTDEEECCICMDGKADLILPCTHSFCQKCIDKWSDHSRNCPICRLQVTAANESWVMSDAPTEEDIAGYILNLADEAGTPHRP, encoded by the exons ATGGGCCAGCAGATCTCCGGTCAAACGCAGACGGTCATCAATAGGCTGCCTGAGAAGGTGGTGAAGCATGCCCTGCTGGTGCGTGACAGCGGCTACCTCACCTATGAAGAGTTCCTGGGCCGGGTGGCAGAACTCAATGATGT AACAGCCAAGCTGGCTGTCGGGCAGCCGAAGCATTTGCTTTTTGAAGTTCAGCCAGGATCGGATGCCTCAGCTCTTTGGAAGGTCGCAGTGAGGATAGTCTGTACGAAA ATAAACAAGGAGAACGGCATGGTGGAGGCCTCGCGCATCATGAACCTCTACCAGTTCATCCAGCTGTACAAAGACATCACTGGCCAGGCGGCAGAGGTTCTCTCGGTAGAAGGCTGCTCTGGGGGACCCTCTGTACCCTTAGCCTCCACAGACTCCTGCCAGGCCAGCATGTGGATGGGCAG GGTGAAACAGCTGACAGATGAGGAGGAGTGCTGTATCTGTATGGATGGGAAGGCTGACCTCATATTGCCCTGTACCCACAGCTTCTGTCAGAAGTGCATCGATAAGTG GAGCGACCACAGCAGGAACTGCCCAATCTGCCGCCTACAAGTGACCGCCGCCAACGAGTCATGGGTCATGTCTGACGCCCCCACGGAGGAGGATATAGCGGGTTATATCCTCAACTTGGCAGATGAAGCTGGAACTCCACacagaccttaa
- the LOC125723503 gene encoding fibroblast growth factor 19-like produces the protein MSRADGIPSCLILILCAVAAFCGPVPESEPLIANGWGQSVRLRHLYAARHGVNLQINEDGTVDSSSLQSPYSLLEIRSVDTGFVAIKGVKSAYYLCMEESGKLYGSRTYVKEHCSFRERILSDGYSIYVSDRYRAVVTLSNGRQKGQAGDKGLSSLSLFLPMASTLSLGAVSVSLKDPGPGGPENGKSPFQIDSTDPFGKLSQVFIHSPSFNKR, from the exons ATGTCTCGCGCAGATGGCATCCCCTCCTGCCTGATCCTTATTTTATGTGCGGTTGCAGCATTTTGCGGACCGGTGCCCGAGTCCGAGCCGCTAATAGCAAACGGCTGGGGGCAGTCTGTCCGCCTTAGGCATCTGTACGCTGCCAGGCATGGAGTCAATCTGCAGATCAACGAGGACGGTACCGTAGACAGCTCATCTCTGCAAAGTCCTTACA GTTTGCTGGAGATCAGATCGGTTGACACCGGCTTTGTTGCGATCAAAGGAGTGAAGAGCGCTTACTATCTCTGCATGGAAGAAAGTGGAAAACTGTATGGATCG CGCACCTACGTAAAAGAGCATTGCTCATTCCGAGAGCGTATCCTGTCAGATGGCTACAGCATATACGTCTCAGACAGATACCGGGCGGTGGTGACCCTGAGTAACGGCAGGCAGAAGGGCCAGGCCGGAGACAAAGGCCTATCCTCACTGTCCCTCTTCTTACCCATGGCAAGCACACTTTCTCTGGGGGCAGTCAGTGTGTCCCTGAAGGACCCTGGGCCTGGAGGCCCTGAGAACGGGAAGTCGCCCTTTCAGATCGATAGCACGGATCCCTTTGGGAAACTCTCTCAAGTTTTCATCCATAGTCCTAGTTTCAACAAGAGATAA